The Campylobacter sp. RM10537 genome has a segment encoding these proteins:
- a CDS encoding ABC transporter permease — protein sequence MNANFKFQKDKILIFGIWNKTSITKLKTHDFLSKISNTQCVFDFSDLEEIDMAGVRFFLALEFDLKKNNISVLKQGLNSRFEKLFQLCEKNYQRIENNINQNSFDFKKIFISLGILSINFLIILKDFINFIGTFFVALILCFKNPKNFRFVSFLYHIENSAFKALPIIILTAMLIGIVLAYQAAYQLAQFGANIFIVDLIGISATRELAPLITAIIIAGRSASSYTAQIGVMKITDEIAAMNTMGFRSFDFIIIPRVMALIISMPLIVALSDAVSILGGMIIAKINLDISFSEFIRRFKEAVELKQIIIGLAKAPMFGFLIGAIACFNGFKVKNTTQSIGIYTTKSVVSTIFWVIAFDALFSIILTMAGI from the coding sequence ATGAATGCAAATTTCAAATTTCAAAAAGATAAGATATTGATTTTTGGAATTTGGAATAAAACAAGTATTACAAAATTAAAAACTCACGATTTTTTATCTAAAATTTCAAATACACAGTGTGTTTTTGATTTTAGCGATCTAGAAGAAATTGATATGGCTGGAGTAAGATTCTTTCTTGCTTTAGAATTTGACCTTAAAAAAAATAATATCTCTGTATTAAAACAGGGATTAAATTCTCGCTTTGAAAAGCTATTTCAACTTTGTGAAAAAAATTATCAAAGAATAGAGAATAATATAAACCAAAACTCATTTGATTTTAAAAAAATATTTATATCCTTAGGAATTCTTAGTATTAATTTTCTTATAATTTTAAAAGATTTTATCAATTTTATAGGTACTTTTTTTGTCGCTCTTATATTATGTTTTAAAAATCCTAAAAATTTTCGTTTTGTATCTTTTTTGTATCATATAGAAAATTCGGCATTTAAAGCTTTACCTATTATTATTCTCACTGCAATGCTAATTGGAATCGTTCTTGCCTATCAAGCAGCTTATCAATTAGCACAATTTGGAGCTAATATTTTTATTGTTGATCTAATAGGAATTTCAGCCACAAGAGAACTCGCTCCTTTAATTACAGCTATTATAATAGCTGGAAGAAGTGCGAGTTCTTATACAGCTCAAATTGGAGTTATGAAAATAACAGATGAAATTGCTGCAATGAATACAATGGGATTTAGATCTTTTGATTTTATTATCATTCCTCGCGTTATGGCTTTAATCATCTCCATGCCTTTGATAGTTGCCTTAAGTGATGCCGTAAGTATTTTAGGTGGAATGATAATAGCAAAAATAAACCTTGATATTTCTTTTTCAGAATTTATAAGACGCTTTAAAGAAGCAGTAGAATTAAAACAAATCATTATAGGTCTTGCAAAAGCTCCAATGTTTGGTTTTTTAATTGGCGCGATTGCTTGTTTTAATGGCTTTAAAGTAAAAAATACTACACAAAGTATAGGAATTTATACCACAAAAAGTGTTGTAAGTACTATTTTTTGGGTAATAGCATTTGATGCTTTATTTTCAATTATTTTAACTATGGCTGGAATTTAA
- a CDS encoding ABC transporter ATP-binding protein, giving the protein MIIKARNIITKFDQKIIHNNINFEVKKNEIFGILGGSGSGKSVLLKQMLLLEHFDEGEYEILGFKLKNISEKNALNLQKQWGVVFQFAALFSFLNVYENIAIPLKEYTQLDEDSIKELVFMKLKMVGLNENVLKQFPSQLSGGMQKRVAIARALALDSKLLFLDEPTSGLDPHSSREFDELILELQQIFNLSIVLVTHDKDSMKTLLDRFIILENTQVGFYGTYEDLKMQNEKLFKKFME; this is encoded by the coding sequence ATGATTATTAAGGCACGCAATATCATAACTAAATTTGATCAAAAAATAATCCACAATAATATAAATTTTGAAGTTAAAAAAAATGAAATTTTTGGTATTTTAGGTGGAAGCGGAAGTGGTAAATCTGTTTTATTAAAACAAATGTTGCTTTTAGAGCATTTTGATGAAGGAGAATATGAAATTTTAGGATTTAAACTTAAAAATATAAGTGAAAAAAATGCTCTAAATTTACAAAAACAATGGGGGGTAGTTTTTCAATTTGCTGCTCTTTTTAGTTTTTTAAATGTTTATGAAAATATAGCCATTCCTTTGAAAGAATATACTCAACTAGATGAAGATTCTATCAAAGAATTAGTTTTTATGAAACTTAAAATGGTTGGGTTAAATGAAAATGTTTTAAAGCAATTTCCAAGCCAATTAAGCGGAGGTATGCAAAAAAGAGTAGCTATTGCAAGAGCACTAGCTTTAGATAGCAAATTGCTTTTTCTTGATGAACCTACTTCAGGATTAGATCCACATAGTAGCCGAGAATTTGATGAACTTATTTTAGAATTACAACAAATTTTTAATCTTAGCATTGTGCTAGTAACTCATGATAAAGATAGCATGAAAACTTTACTAGATCGCTTTATCATTTTAGAAAATACTCAAGTAGGTTTTTATGGAACTTATGAAGATCTTAAAATGCAAAATGAAAAACTTTTTAAAAAATTTATGGAGTAA
- a CDS encoding MlaD family protein — MENRVNYFFVGIFIFGLFFASLAFILWLGGYSKKESFKYYEIYTQESVAGLGIKAPVRLLGVEVGSVEKISIEERDNLGVKILIKVKKNTPIKQDTYATLQLQGITGLKFIQLQGGSKESPELINHNKKLPVIQFKESFLATIDKQSEHIFSLVKTADLKTKELLNEQNLKNLGLILNNLAQISSHLNKNSQKMSQNITDASFKLGQMADNISFTAKNFNEILKSVKETTIALNSFVKKADSKIDSYDDLKQNIDQNLELLNKVLLESDILIKNLQRSPSDILFKQEKPQLGPGER; from the coding sequence GTGGAAAATAGAGTTAATTATTTTTTTGTAGGAATTTTTATATTTGGATTATTTTTTGCTAGTTTGGCATTTATACTTTGGCTTGGTGGATACTCCAAAAAAGAAAGTTTTAAATACTATGAAATTTATACGCAAGAATCTGTAGCAGGACTTGGAATCAAAGCACCTGTAAGACTTTTAGGTGTAGAAGTAGGAAGTGTAGAAAAAATAAGTATAGAAGAACGAGATAATTTAGGGGTTAAAATTTTAATTAAAGTGAAAAAAAATACTCCTATTAAACAAGATACATACGCGACTTTACAACTTCAAGGAATCACTGGGCTTAAATTTATACAACTTCAAGGAGGAAGTAAAGAAAGTCCAGAACTTATTAATCACAATAAAAAGCTCCCTGTAATTCAATTTAAAGAAAGCTTTTTAGCTACTATAGACAAGCAAAGTGAACATATTTTTTCTTTGGTTAAAACGGCTGATTTAAAAACTAAAGAACTTTTAAACGAACAAAATTTAAAAAATTTAGGACTCATTTTAAATAATTTAGCTCAAATAAGTTCCCATCTTAACAAAAACTCACAAAAAATGAGTCAAAATATTACAGATGCTAGTTTCAAATTGGGACAGATGGCGGATAATATAAGTTTTACTGCTAAAAATTTTAATGAAATTTTAAAGAGCGTCAAAGAAACAACAATTGCTTTGAATTCTTTTGTTAAAAAAGCTGATTCAAAAATAGATTCTTATGATGATTTAAAACAAAATATTGATCAAAATTTAGAACTTCTAAATAAAGTATTATTAGAAAGTGACATTTTAATAAAGAATTTACAAAGAAGTCCTTCTGATATTTTATTCAAACAAGAAAAACCTCAATTAGGGCCTGGAGAAAGATAA
- a CDS encoding ABC-type transport auxiliary lipoprotein family protein, producing the protein MKKYLYILILSFIFYGCSINNQIDKTQMFILKNDEISSNIFFKKTNKILKIKNAYLPLYLNSKSIIYTKNNISNTYAYHFWADLPSNFYKSFLLSKLEKTKIFKTVISSQSSLNADYVLESRIDSFEQIIDLKQNYTQITVSVNLIDVKKNEIIAHQFFNCKENINQNNISNIYQSFEKNLNSLTKDIILWINSNID; encoded by the coding sequence ATGAAAAAATATTTGTATATACTTATTTTAAGTTTTATTTTTTATGGATGTTCTATAAATAATCAAATTGATAAAACTCAAATGTTTATTTTAAAAAACGATGAAATCTCATCTAATATCTTCTTTAAAAAAACAAACAAAATTTTAAAAATTAAAAATGCTTATTTACCCCTATATCTTAATTCAAAATCAATCATATATACAAAAAACAATATAAGCAATACTTATGCTTATCATTTCTGGGCAGATTTGCCTAGCAATTTTTACAAATCTTTTCTTTTATCAAAACTAGAGAAAACTAAAATATTTAAGACTGTTATTTCATCACAAAGTTCATTAAATGCTGATTATGTTCTTGAAAGTAGAATTGATTCTTTTGAACAAATTATTGATTTAAAGCAAAACTATACACAAATTACTGTAAGTGTTAATCTTATAGATGTTAAAAAAAATGAAATTATTGCTCATCAATTTTTTAATTGTAAAGAAAATATTAATCAAAATAATATTTCAAATATTTATCAATCTTTTGAAAAAAATTTAAATTCTTTAACTAAAGATATTATTTTATGGATCAATTCCAACATTGATTGA
- a CDS encoding flagellar FLiS export co-chaperone — protein sequence MKNELDILKKHLGEVEAIGEFKANQICSQINDANDFIGALQVLELTLKKIEQSITQRLDDQIDNLQKRTLDATTSQLIQNCSFMGTALFGNIFNVYVGKKLFEFEISNPLLILEKAGYEGVLAYTQDKRDEIKNILADLANAIIMGQNIDNAGMYDSSMDFKNLFR from the coding sequence ATGAAAAATGAATTAGATATATTAAAAAAACACTTAGGGGAAGTTGAGGCAATAGGAGAATTTAAAGCAAATCAAATTTGCTCACAAATAAACGATGCAAATGATTTTATTGGTGCCTTACAAGTATTAGAGCTTACTCTTAAAAAAATTGAACAAAGTATCACTCAAAGACTCGATGATCAAATTGATAATTTACAAAAACGCACCTTAGATGCAACTACTTCGCAACTTATTCAAAATTGTTCTTTTATGGGAACTGCCCTTTTTGGAAATATTTTTAATGTTTATGTTGGCAAAAAACTTTTTGAATTTGAAATTTCAAATCCTCTTTTAATCTTAGAAAAAGCTGGATATGAAGGTGTTTTAGCTTATACTCAAGATAAAAGAGATGAGATAAAAAACATTTTAGCTGATCTTGCTAATGCAATTATCATGGGTCAAAATATAGACAATGCTGGAATGTATGACTCAAGTATGGATTTTAAAAATCTTTTTAGATAA
- the map gene encoding type I methionyl aminopeptidase yields the protein MIELKKPSEIEKLRNANQIVAKTLDFLEKEIKIGMSLKQIDQMAEEYILSLGAKPSFKGLYGFPGAICTSLNQVCIHGIPDDKILKEGDILGIDVGTMLDGYYGDAARTIAIGKISSKDEALIACAKDALYYAIDIIKDGMRFKELSAALGEFIASRGFVPLRGYCGHGIGRKPHGEPEILNYLEKGANAKSGPKIKNGMVFCIEPMICQNDGTPKHFNGKWDAGSVDELNTAHYEHCVAIINGRADILSVL from the coding sequence ATGATAGAATTGAAAAAACCTTCGGAAATAGAAAAACTTAGAAACGCAAATCAAATTGTTGCAAAAACTTTGGATTTTTTAGAAAAAGAAATAAAAATTGGAATGAGTTTAAAACAAATTGATCAAATGGCAGAAGAATATATATTAAGTTTGGGCGCTAAACCTTCTTTTAAAGGACTTTATGGCTTTCCAGGTGCAATTTGCACTTCTTTAAATCAAGTTTGCATTCATGGAATTCCTGATGATAAAATTCTTAAAGAAGGTGATATTTTAGGTATAGATGTTGGCACAATGCTTGATGGATATTATGGGGATGCTGCTAGAACTATTGCTATTGGAAAAATTTCTTCCAAAGATGAAGCTTTAATTGCTTGTGCTAAAGATGCTTTATATTATGCAATTGATATTATTAAAGATGGAATGCGTTTTAAAGAACTTTCAGCTGCTTTGGGTGAATTTATCGCTTCAAGAGGTTTTGTTCCATTGCGTGGATATTGTGGGCATGGGATAGGTCGAAAACCCCATGGAGAACCTGAAATTTTAAATTATTTAGAAAAAGGGGCTAATGCCAAAAGTGGGCCTAAGATAAAAAACGGAATGGTTTTTTGTATAGAGCCTATGATATGCCAAAATGATGGAACTCCAAAACATTTTAATGGAAAATGGGATGCTGGCAGTGTTGATGAGTTAAACACTGCACATTATGAGCATTGTGTTGCAATTATTAATGGACGAGCAGATATTCTTTCTGTTTTATAA
- the murI gene encoding glutamate racemase — translation MKIGVFDSGIGGLSVLKSLYEANFFDEIVYYGDTARVPYGVKDKDTIIKFCLEALDFFKKFQIDMLIIACNTASAYALDILRQNANIPIYGVIEAGVEATKKALKNKNEKILVIATKATIQSQEYQKRLSEQGFTQIKALATGLFVPMVEEGIFEGEFLKSAMKYYFEKVQTPDALILACTHFPFLMKPLSSYFGQNTKLIHSGDAIVDFLKEKQKLIYKKDKAFLHFYASSDVQSLKNTAKIWLNL, via the coding sequence ATGAAAATTGGAGTTTTTGATAGTGGAATTGGCGGCCTTAGTGTTTTAAAGTCTCTTTATGAAGCAAATTTTTTTGATGAAATAGTTTATTATGGAGATACTGCAAGAGTTCCTTATGGGGTAAAAGATAAAGATACGATTATAAAATTTTGTTTAGAGGCTTTAGATTTTTTTAAAAAATTTCAAATTGATATGCTTATTATTGCTTGCAATACCGCAAGTGCTTATGCTTTGGATATATTACGTCAAAACGCTAATATTCCAATATATGGAGTGATAGAAGCTGGAGTTGAGGCAACAAAAAAAGCATTAAAAAATAAGAATGAAAAAATTTTAGTGATTGCAACAAAAGCAACTATTCAATCACAAGAGTATCAAAAGCGTTTAAGTGAACAAGGTTTTACTCAGATAAAAGCTTTAGCAACTGGACTTTTTGTTCCTATGGTTGAAGAGGGTATTTTTGAAGGAGAATTTTTAAAAAGTGCTATGAAATATTATTTTGAAAAAGTTCAAACTCCAGATGCTTTAATTCTTGCTTGCACCCATTTTCCTTTTTTAATGAAGCCTTTGAGTAGTTATTTTGGTCAAAATACAAAATTAATACATTCAGGTGATGCTATAGTTGATTTTTTAAAAGAAAAACAAAAACTAATTTATAAAAAAGATAAAGCTTTTTTGCATTTTTATGCTTCAAGTGATGTGCAATCTTTAAAAAATACTGCTAAAATTTGGTTAAATTTATAA
- a CDS encoding C40 family peptidase, with the protein MRQLFFIFLALFFITGCSFYPNFTFMGKSNNHYSNAESKLKSIAYEWRKTPYVLGGNTKRGADCSAFTQKALLKFNTKIPRTTVTQLNSGIKVSKSHLKTGDLVFFRTGRGPNGMHVGIYMNKGNFIHLSSKGGVKEASLSNSYWKSRYIGARRYIK; encoded by the coding sequence ATGAGGCAACTTTTTTTTATTTTTTTAGCTTTATTTTTCATCACAGGTTGTAGTTTTTATCCTAACTTTACTTTTATGGGAAAATCAAACAATCATTATTCAAATGCAGAATCTAAACTCAAATCTATCGCCTATGAATGGAGAAAAACTCCTTATGTTTTAGGAGGAAATACTAAAAGAGGCGCTGATTGTTCAGCATTTACACAAAAAGCTTTATTAAAATTTAATACAAAAATTCCAAGAACAACTGTAACTCAGCTAAATTCAGGTATAAAAGTTTCTAAATCTCATTTAAAGACTGGAGATTTAGTTTTCTTTAGGACAGGTAGAGGTCCTAATGGTATGCATGTAGGAATTTATATGAATAAGGGTAATTTTATTCATCTTTCTTCTAAAGGAGGAGTTAAGGAAGCTAGTTTGAGTAATTCTTATTGGAAATCACGTTATATAGGTGCTAGAAGATATATAAAATGA
- the nhaA gene encoding Na+/H+ antiporter NhaA, producing MNGVFHKLKTLVLSEAFGGILLIISTLLALLIQNGFFSEHYRSLLNLKVGFSVGEFQLNKPFLLWVNDGLISIFFFAIGLELKKEFLHGDFKNPKNIVLPFIAAVGGILIPALFFTLVNLGDMYTLKGWAIPTATDTAFALAILMMCGKYIPSSLKIFLLSLAIFDDVGAILIIAIFYTTKLSIFAFIIAAIVIFIMLMLNIFSITRKSFYFICSLILWISVLKSGVHATLAGIITAFFIPMSTKEGKPFLEDIYESLKFWLTFVILPLFAFANAGVNLSNIDLKAMFSGVSIGIFLGLFIGKQLGVFIFSYFAIKFKLAHLPQGANLRQLYGVCILTGIGFTMSLFIDGLAYEVSDIFHYADNLAILIASFCSGIWGFIYLRFFANRA from the coding sequence ATGAATGGTGTATTTCATAAATTAAAAACTTTAGTTTTAAGTGAGGCCTTTGGGGGAATTTTATTAATTATTTCTACTTTACTTGCTTTATTAATACAAAATGGATTTTTTAGTGAACATTATCGTAGCCTTCTTAATTTAAAAGTGGGATTTAGTGTTGGTGAATTTCAGCTTAATAAGCCTTTTTTACTTTGGGTAAATGATGGACTCATTTCGATTTTTTTCTTTGCAATAGGTCTTGAACTTAAGAAAGAATTTTTACATGGAGATTTTAAAAACCCTAAAAATATAGTATTGCCTTTTATAGCAGCTGTAGGAGGTATATTAATCCCTGCTTTATTTTTTACTTTAGTTAATTTAGGCGATATGTATACTCTTAAGGGTTGGGCCATTCCAACAGCTACAGATACAGCTTTTGCTTTAGCAATATTGATGATGTGTGGTAAATATATTCCATCAAGTTTAAAAATTTTTTTACTTTCTTTAGCTATTTTTGATGATGTGGGTGCTATTTTAATTATCGCAATTTTTTATACCACTAAACTTTCTATTTTTGCTTTTATTATTGCCGCAATTGTTATTTTTATAATGCTTATGCTTAATATTTTTAGCATTACGAGAAAATCTTTTTATTTTATTTGTTCATTGATTCTTTGGATCAGTGTTTTAAAAAGCGGAGTGCATGCTACTTTAGCAGGAATCATCACAGCTTTTTTTATTCCTATGTCTACTAAAGAAGGTAAACCTTTTTTAGAAGATATTTATGAAAGTTTGAAATTTTGGCTTACTTTTGTTATTTTACCTTTATTTGCTTTTGCGAATGCAGGAGTGAATTTATCAAATATAGATTTAAAAGCGATGTTTTCTGGAGTAAGTATAGGAATATTTTTGGGACTTTTTATAGGAAAACAATTAGGGGTTTTTATTTTTTCTTATTTTGCTATAAAATTTAAATTAGCTCATTTACCTCAAGGAGCAAATTTAAGACAACTCTATGGAGTTTGTATCTTAACTGGTATAGGCTTTACTATGAGTTTATTTATTGATGGTTTAGCTTATGAGGTAAGCGATATATTTCATTATGCAGATAATCTTGCCATTTTAATTGCCTCATTTTGTTCTGGAATTTGGGGATTTATTTATCTTAGATTTTTTGCAAATCGTGCTTAA
- the nhaA gene encoding Na+/H+ antiporter NhaA, translating into MHTIKKIILSETFPGILLIFFTLLALLFKNSSFGFYYAELFHANLTIGFEDFKIAKPLELWINDGLIAIFFLCIGLELKYEILRGQLKNIKSVSLPLFGALGGMILPALIFTLINHSHDFAMQGWAIPTATDIAFAVGILMLLGNKIPSSLKLFLLSLAIFDDLGAIIIIALFYTDQLSFLAIVICFLCILVLFVLNYLHFTHLSLYVLIGVILWVAMLKSGVHATLAGVIIALFIPLDTSDKQPYLHKVLKDLNPWVVYFILPLFAFANAGVDVKDMDASALFSPVSLGIMLGLFLGKQLGVFSFCYLAIKLKLAKLPEDIKYSKFYGVCILTGIGFTMSLFIDGLAYRNSDIFEHADKLAILLASLISALIGFIYLKIIK; encoded by the coding sequence ATGCATACGATTAAAAAAATAATTTTAAGTGAAACTTTTCCTGGAATTTTGCTTATATTCTTCACTCTTTTAGCATTATTATTTAAAAATTCTTCTTTTGGTTTTTATTACGCAGAGTTATTTCATGCAAATTTAACAATTGGTTTTGAGGATTTTAAAATCGCAAAGCCTTTAGAGCTTTGGATTAATGATGGATTGATTGCAATATTTTTTCTTTGTATTGGACTTGAGTTAAAATATGAAATTTTACGTGGGCAGCTTAAAAATATAAAATCAGTTTCTCTACCTTTATTTGGAGCTTTAGGGGGTATGATCCTTCCAGCTTTAATTTTTACTTTAATTAATCATTCTCATGATTTTGCTATGCAAGGTTGGGCTATTCCAACGGCTACAGATATTGCATTTGCAGTCGGGATTTTAATGCTTTTGGGAAATAAAATTCCATCGAGTTTAAAATTATTTTTACTTTCTTTAGCTATTTTTGATGATTTAGGTGCAATTATTATTATTGCATTATTTTATACTGATCAACTTTCATTTTTAGCTATTGTAATCTGTTTTTTATGTATTTTGGTTTTATTTGTGTTAAATTATCTTCATTTTACACACTTATCTTTATATGTTTTAATTGGAGTGATTTTATGGGTAGCCATGCTGAAAAGCGGAGTGCATGCTACTTTAGCAGGGGTAATTATAGCCTTATTTATACCTTTAGATACATCTGATAAACAACCATATTTACATAAAGTTTTAAAGGATTTAAATCCTTGGGTGGTTTATTTTATTTTACCTTTATTTGCTTTTGCGAATGCGGGAGTTGATGTTAAAGATATGGATGCGAGTGCTTTATTTTCGCCTGTGAGTCTTGGGATTATGCTAGGTTTATTTTTGGGCAAACAATTAGGAGTTTTTTCTTTTTGTTATCTTGCTATCAAATTAAAGCTCGCAAAACTTCCAGAAGATATAAAATATTCTAAATTTTATGGAGTTTGTATTTTAACTGGTATAGGCTTTACTATGAGTTTATTTATTGATGGTTTAGCCTATAGAAATAGCGATATTTTTGAACATGCTGATAAATTAGCTATTTTACTGGCGAGTTTAATTAGTGCCTTAATCGGTTTTATATACCTTAAGATAATCAAATGA
- a CDS encoding YjfB family protein, protein MISDATMSNANLLTAVNTSVLKKSMDTNETLMSKLIEGMENVSEASAPKASSSGGLDIYA, encoded by the coding sequence ATGATTTCAGATGCAACCATGAGTAATGCAAACTTATTAACAGCAGTTAATACTTCAGTATTAAAAAAATCTATGGATACAAATGAAACATTAATGAGTAAGCTTATTGAAGGTATGGAGAATGTCTCTGAAGCCTCCGCTCCAAAAGCTTCGAGCTCTGGTGGTTTAGATATTTATGCTTAA